GCCAACATGGTTACCAGCAAGCTCAATAACAGTACCTGAGCAAATGCCCTCATGCTTTTTTCCCCCCTTCTGCTCGTTTCGATAGCCTGATCGGCCCCCAAGCCAATAAAGGAAGTGCATAAGCAAAAACCAAGCCTGCAAAGCTCCAAATTTGTATCGATTTCTTCAGATCAATAAAGGATGGCGTATAAAACCATAGCGCCACTGGAACCAGAAGAAGGAACAGGCGCAAATGCTTGCGGTGATCCTTCATGCCGAATAACTGACTGGATGAAAAGACACAGAAATAGATGTACGGCAATGCAGTCGTTGACAATATAAACATATAAGTAGAGAGAAAAAGAATATCGACACGTTCTAAAAAGCGGAACTCAATGGCTTTCCATAAATTGAGCGTAGGCCATGTATACTGCGTGATTTCATCGGGGCTAAAGTATGCAAAGGAAACGACAACGACAGACAGATACACGAACAACGTCAATGTATTCGCAATGACAATGCCAAGAGGCGCATATTGCTTTTTTTGAAGAAAAGGGTAGGCAAAATAACCAAACTCAAATCCAAGAAAGGAGAGTACGGTCGATTTGCTCGCTTCCCATATCGGGTGCCAGCCCTCCTTGATCACTGGCAGCAAGTTTAGCCAATGAACCTCTCGATAAGCCGTCGTGAGAACAAAAGGTATCCAAAGCGTAAGATAGAATACGAGCTCGGCGTACCTTCCGATGGCGCGAACCCCTCCCTGGAGAACAAAATAAGTTGGCAGCGTAAAAAGGAACACGACGACATAGGCGGGTGTCTGAGACAGGAGCCAAACATTAATGATTCCCGTGGCATTTATCAGCAAAACGAACGCTGCAACCCCGCAATAAATGAACATGAGAACAATAGCGACTCGACCGAGCCACTTCCCCAGGATCAATGGGAATATATCGATGATCGTCTTCTCGGGATACTGCTTCATCATGTTCGTGATGACGAGACTGACTAGCGTTGCCGCAAGCCATCCGATCAAAAGCGATATCCATCCATCGGTGCTCGCCTTCTCCGCCAAATCTCTGGGAATCGTCAACACGCCGATCCCTACTTGTGCCCCATGAATGAGGAGAATGTACTGAAGGACGCTCAATTGGTTGTACGTGTACTTTTTCATCACCCGTCCTCCCTTGGCCGATTATCGCCTTGTCTTTCCTCTTCAATCGTATGGGTTGACAGGGGACGCTCTTTCATTTTCCACAGTGGCAGGCGGATAAACAAATCCTTCCAATCGCCGAAGCGCACAGGAGCAAGAGGGCCTCCATAAGGAACGCCTAATGATTCCAGCGTAATCAAATGGCCAATCAGTGCCATTAATCCCACAATAATTCCAACGAACCCAAACATCGCAGCGAGGATCATCATCAAAAAACGAATAAGCCTGACTGCCGAGGCCATATCGTAGTTCGGAATAATAAAGGATGAGATCGCTGTAAATGCAACGACGATCACCATAATATTGCTCACAATCCCTGCTTGCACAACCGCTTGACCAATCACGATACCTCCCACGATACCCACAGTTTGTCCAATAGGAGCCGGCAAGCGAATACCCGATTCCCGGAGCATTTCCAGTGTGAGCTCCATAATAAATGCCTCTAACAAGGGTGGGAATGGAACCCTTTCGCGGGACTCTCCGACTGACAAAATCAAATCGAGTGGGATAACCTCATAATTGAAAGAAATCAACGCAATATAAATCGCAGGTAAAAAAGTAGCAATCAAAAAAGCTAAATATCGAAGCAAACGAATAAACGTGGCAACAGGCCAGCGAGTACCATAATCATCCACACTTTGAAAAAAGGAGGCGAAAGTAGCTGGACCGATTAATACGCTCGGGGAGCGATCCACAACGACAGCAATCTTCCCTTGCAAGATGTGAGAGGCGACTGTATCCGGCCGCTCTGAGGTCAAAAACTGCGGAAACAGTGAGTAAGGATTATCCTCGATATACTCCTCCAGTTCAGACGCGTTGAGAATCGAGTCAACCTTGATCATCTTGAGCCGATCCTCCAGCTCCTGTAATATTTCCGGATTCGCCACATCAGCCAAGTACATGAGCGAGAGCTTTGTAAGGCCTCGTTCTCCCAACCACATTTCTTTTATTTTTAATTCACGGTTGGGAATATAGCGGCGAATAAGGGCAATGTTATGCGTGTCCGTTTCGACAAATCCTTGGTGTCCGCCTTTAAGCGCAGCCTCCAACTGTGGATCTTCTATCGCCCGCTGCGGCCA
This genomic stretch from Brevibacillus brevis harbors:
- a CDS encoding GerAB/ArcD/ProY family transporter; translation: MKKYTYNQLSVLQYILLIHGAQVGIGVLTIPRDLAEKASTDGWISLLIGWLAATLVSLVITNMMKQYPEKTIIDIFPLILGKWLGRVAIVLMFIYCGVAAFVLLINATGIINVWLLSQTPAYVVVFLFTLPTYFVLQGGVRAIGRYAELVFYLTLWIPFVLTTAYREVHWLNLLPVIKEGWHPIWEASKSTVLSFLGFEFGYFAYPFLQKKQYAPLGIVIANTLTLFVYLSVVVVSFAYFSPDEITQYTWPTLNLWKAIEFRFLERVDILFLSTYMFILSTTALPYIYFCVFSSSQLFGMKDHRKHLRLFLLLVPVALWFYTPSFIDLKKSIQIWSFAGLVFAYALPLLAWGPIRLSKRAEGGKKA
- a CDS encoding spore germination protein — its product is MAMRGWLRRKKTSVKDRMSHSSEPIRVREISERLSDNLAELNAIFTLTPDLVIRTFACQHIEGMVALVYLNGLVDKNSINNNVLRPLLSHPEGEKSTVFDLLSVGKVSVAYDFRKVETEILLGSSLLFIEGRKEVLVIETNGWPQRAIEDPQLEAALKGGHQGFVETDTHNIALIRRYIPNRELKIKEMWLGERGLTKLSLMYLADVANPEILQELEDRLKMIKVDSILNASELEEYIEDNPYSLFPQFLTSERPDTVASHILQGKIAVVVDRSPSVLIGPATFASFFQSVDDYGTRWPVATFIRLLRYLAFLIATFLPAIYIALISFNYEVIPLDLILSVGESRERVPFPPLLEAFIMELTLEMLRESGIRLPAPIGQTVGIVGGIVIGQAVVQAGIVSNIMVIVVAFTAISSFIIPNYDMASAVRLIRFLMMILAAMFGFVGIIVGLMALIGHLITLESLGVPYGGPLAPVRFGDWKDLFIRLPLWKMKERPLSTHTIEEERQGDNRPREDG